The window GTGTTCGCCGAAGCCCTGCATCCTTGCGTCTGCTGGTCCTCCTTCTGTGCTCGATGCTGGCGGCCGCAGTGCTCACCCAGGTTGCGCCTGCAGCGCACGCTGCTGAGCTGCCAGGCACGATCCAAGACGGCGGATACATCATCTCTGATGCGGAGTTCTTCAATGCGGCGTCGATGAACGAGGCGCAGATCCAGAAGTTTCTCGACGGCAAGGTCTCATCGTGTTCTGCGGGTGCCACGTGCCTAAAAACCTTCCGCGGCGAGATGGCGTCGCAGCCCAGGGATGCCTACTGTGCGGCGGTCAGCGGCCAAGCAGACGCGACCGTAGCACGGATGGTCTCACGAGCCGCGAAGGCGTGCGGCATCAACCCCAAGGTGATCCTCGTGATGATGCAGAAGGAACAGGGCCTGGTCACCGCCACTAAGCCCACGAGCTGGAACTACGAACATGCGATGGGACAGGACTGCCCCGATGAAACGGGGTGCTCCACAGCTGCCGCGGGGTTCTGGAACCAGGTGTATCTGGGTGCGCGCCAGCTGCAGATGTATACGAAGAATCCGACGGTGTACGACTACCAGGCCGGCCGATATAACGTCGTGCAGTGGGCGCCCAGCGCCACCTGCGGCTCGTCGGCGGTGTATATCAAGAACCAGGCCACGGCGAATCTATACAACTACACGCCCTACCGGGCGAACGTCGCGGCGCTCGCCGCCGGGTGGGGCAGTGGGGATTCGTGCTCGGCCTACGGCAATCGCAATTTCTACAACTTCTATGTGACCTGGTTCGCACCCAGCGCCGTGCCGGCGGGGAGCGTGCCCGCAGAGGTTCCCGCGTGCACGGTGCCGGTGATGGCCGACATCTCGACCCGCTACAACACGGCTACCGTGAATGTCACCTCGGTGAATCTGCGCATCGCGCCGTCACCGCTGTGTAAGACCGGCATCCAGACCCTCACAAAGGGGATGAAGGTGACGGTGGTAGGCGCCTATGGTGCATGGTCGCGGGTTAAGGCTGCAGGTCAGACGGCCTGGGTACTCAGTACGTACTTGAAGATGGAAGCGGCGGCGGCGACGGTGGGGTGTGCGCAGCCGGGTTCAGTGCAGCCGGCTGCCGGTGTCGCCGTCGTGGCGGCAGCGACAGTGAACGTCCGTCAAGCGCCTTCGACCAATTGCTCGACCGGCGTTACTTCGCTGAAGCGGGGGCAGAAGTTCACCCGCACCGGCACCGCGGGCGCGTGGTGGCGCATTGTGGTGCAGGGCAAGACGATGTGGGCGCACAGCGACTATCTCACCGTCACTGGCGGTGATCCGTCATTCAAGGACGTGCCGACCACGGCGCCGTTCTACGACGAGGTGACGTGGTTGGCTGCATCGAAGGTGACAACTGGCTATACAGACGGCACGTTCCGCCCGCGCAACTCGGTGACCCGTGAGGCGATGGCCGCGTTCCTCTACCGGTTGGAGGGAAGCCCGGCGTTCACGCCGCCCAG is drawn from Microbacterium protaetiae and contains these coding sequences:
- a CDS encoding S-layer homology domain-containing protein; this translates as MRVRRSPASLRLLVLLLCSMLAAAVLTQVAPAAHAAELPGTIQDGGYIISDAEFFNAASMNEAQIQKFLDGKVSSCSAGATCLKTFRGEMASQPRDAYCAAVSGQADATVARMVSRAAKACGINPKVILVMMQKEQGLVTATKPTSWNYEHAMGQDCPDETGCSTAAAGFWNQVYLGARQLQMYTKNPTVYDYQAGRYNVVQWAPSATCGSSAVYIKNQATANLYNYTPYRANVAALAAGWGSGDSCSAYGNRNFYNFYVTWFAPSAVPAGSVPAEVPACTVPVMADISTRYNTATVNVTSVNLRIAPSPLCKTGIQTLTKGMKVTVVGAYGAWSRVKAAGQTAWVLSTYLKMEAAAATVGCAQPGSVQPAAGVAVVAAATVNVRQAPSTNCSTGVTSLKRGQKFTRTGTAGAWWRIVVQGKTMWAHSDYLTVTGGDPSFKDVPTTAPFYDEVTWLAASKVTTGYTDGTFRPRNSVTREAMAAFLYRLEGSPAFTPPRKSPFKDVPTTAKFYKQVAWLAASKITTGYPDGTFRPRNQITREAMSALLYRMEGKPSFRAPAKSPFKDLPTSATFYREVTWLASTGVTTGYSDRTFRPRNSVTREATAAFLYRLEE